Proteins co-encoded in one Paracrocinitomix mangrovi genomic window:
- a CDS encoding TPM domain-containing protein has translation MRILFIIICFMSFHAISQHEHDTIWKLDIKEIPNQRSINGSCISDEANILSDSLTSVIDSIIGMHEKATTNQLAIVIVDSIGFQDSHQFGTDLFNEWGIGQKNKDNGFLMLIIMSARRVEFVTGFGTQHLISDNDCVKIIDNSMVPLFREGKYEAGVSSGLKAVINTLEGNPPTYLKE, from the coding sequence ATGAGAATACTATTTATTATAATCTGCTTTATGTCGTTTCATGCAATATCTCAGCATGAACATGATACCATTTGGAAACTAGATATCAAAGAAATTCCAAATCAAAGAAGCATCAACGGAAGCTGTATATCTGATGAAGCAAATATTTTATCCGACTCTCTTACTTCAGTTATTGATTCTATAATTGGCATGCATGAAAAGGCTACAACAAATCAATTAGCAATTGTTATAGTTGATAGTATCGGTTTTCAGGATTCACATCAATTTGGCACCGATTTGTTCAATGAATGGGGAATTGGACAAAAAAATAAAGACAATGGCTTTTTGATGCTAATTATAATGAGTGCACGTCGTGTAGAATTTGTTACCGGCTTTGGAACTCAGCATCTAATTTCAGATAATGATTGCGTCAAAATTATTGACAATTCAATGGTTCCCTTGTTCAGAGAAGGAAAATATGAAGCTGGTGTCTCTAGTGGTTTGAAAGCTGTGATAAATACACTTGAAGGAAATCCTCCCACCTACCTTAAAGAATAG
- a CDS encoding oligosaccharide flippase family protein encodes MQRKFLTSLILIVLLNFLVKPFYIIGIDAEVQNRVGEEVYGNYFSLLNFSFLLNILLDLGITNYNTRNIAQHPQLLQKHFYKILSLRMALFILYATFTLLMGLFVGYNNYQFYLLSMLMINQFLVALIQFARSNFNGLMMFKTDAFISVLDRLLLIVFCSVLLWTNFFKGEFQIEWFIYAQTLAYAIAAIIAVGLLGNRIGQIQFTMKRTFSMAIIRQSFPYALLILLMMMYSRIDAVMLERILEDGKKQAGIYAQGFRLLDAVNMFALLFAGLLLPIFARMIKEKVSLQPMVELAFKLLMSASVVTALILFWNSGVVMNWRYPDAETVSSTTFGLIILCFIPISLSYIFGTLLTANGSLKALNLMAFGGVALNVVLNLILINKMEVVGAATATIVTQILTAIVQMVIAYKIFKFKINFSLYGRLLLLVALMIAAFIVADHWFADLAGGYKMLIELLIGVALAFVLKLISIKELLGILQDSSKK; translated from the coding sequence ATGCAACGCAAATTTCTTACCAGTTTAATTCTTATTGTTTTACTAAACTTTTTAGTAAAGCCATTTTATATTATTGGTATAGATGCAGAAGTTCAAAATAGGGTTGGAGAAGAAGTGTATGGAAATTATTTTTCGCTATTAAATTTTTCTTTTCTACTCAATATTTTACTTGATCTTGGAATTACAAATTACAATACTAGAAACATTGCACAACATCCTCAACTGCTGCAAAAACATTTCTATAAAATTTTGTCTTTGCGGATGGCATTGTTTATTCTATATGCCACATTTACATTATTAATGGGCTTGTTTGTCGGCTATAATAACTATCAGTTTTATTTACTGAGTATGCTGATGATTAATCAATTCTTAGTGGCTTTAATTCAATTTGCCAGATCTAATTTTAACGGATTAATGATGTTTAAAACGGATGCGTTTATTTCGGTTCTTGATAGGTTACTATTGATTGTTTTTTGTTCTGTTTTACTGTGGACCAACTTTTTCAAAGGCGAATTTCAAATTGAATGGTTTATCTACGCACAAACATTAGCATATGCAATTGCTGCAATCATAGCTGTTGGATTATTGGGGAATAGAATAGGGCAGATTCAATTCACAATGAAGCGTACCTTTTCAATGGCCATTATTCGTCAAAGTTTTCCTTATGCATTATTAATCTTATTAATGATGATGTACAGCAGAATTGATGCTGTTATGTTGGAAAGAATATTGGAAGATGGGAAAAAACAAGCCGGGATTTATGCTCAAGGTTTTAGACTGTTAGATGCAGTTAACATGTTTGCCTTGTTGTTTGCAGGTTTACTGTTGCCAATTTTTGCTAGAATGATAAAAGAAAAAGTGTCTTTGCAACCTATGGTTGAATTGGCATTCAAGTTATTAATGTCTGCAAGTGTGGTAACGGCGCTAATTCTGTTTTGGAACAGTGGCGTAGTAATGAATTGGAGATATCCGGATGCTGAAACTGTTTCTTCAACAACTTTTGGTTTGATAATTCTATGTTTTATACCTATTTCATTGAGCTATATTTTTGGAACACTATTAACGGCTAATGGAAGTTTGAAAGCGTTAAATTTAATGGCTTTTGGAGGTGTTGCTTTAAATGTTGTATTGAACTTGATTTTAATTAATAAAATGGAAGTTGTAGGTGCTGCCACGGCTACAATTGTCACACAGATATTAACAGCAATAGTTCAGATGGTTATTGCTTACAAGATTTTCAAATTCAAAATCAACTTCTCACTTTACGGCAGATTGCTATTGCTTGTGGCATTAATGATAGCTGCATTTATTGTTGCCGATCATTGGTTTGCCGATTTAGCAGGAGGATACAAAATGCTTATCGAGCTACTAATAGGCGTAGCTTTGGCTTTTGTTTTAAAACTTATATCTATAAAAGAATTGCTTGGTATTCTACAGGATAGTTCTAAAAAGTAA
- a CDS encoding PhnA domain-containing protein → MSVLSTLQERSGNCCELCNSTENLNVYIVPPKIDETVDNCAYICEVCQSQIENPDNADSNHWRCLNDSMWNENAAVKVLAYRMLFNLKSEGWPQDLLDMMYMEDEDLKWAKETLLAEGETAVIHKDSNGVTLAAGDSVVLIKDLDVKGAGFTAKRGTAVRNINLVQDNAEHIEGRVNGQQIVILTKYVKKS, encoded by the coding sequence ATGAGTGTACTAAGTACTTTACAAGAAAGAAGCGGAAATTGCTGCGAATTGTGCAATTCAACAGAAAACCTAAATGTTTATATCGTTCCGCCTAAAATTGATGAAACGGTAGACAATTGTGCTTATATCTGTGAAGTATGTCAATCTCAAATTGAAAATCCTGATAATGCAGATTCTAATCATTGGAGATGTTTAAATGACTCCATGTGGAATGAGAATGCAGCTGTTAAGGTACTTGCGTATCGCATGTTGTTCAATTTAAAAAGTGAGGGATGGCCGCAAGATTTACTTGATATGATGTACATGGAAGATGAGGATTTAAAGTGGGCAAAAGAAACATTACTTGCTGAAGGAGAAACAGCTGTTATTCATAAAGACAGTAATGGAGTTACCCTGGCTGCAGGAGACTCGGTTGTTTTGATTAAAGATTTAGATGTTAAAGGTGCTGGATTTACAGCAAAAAGAGGAACTGCAGTGAGAAACATCAATTTAGTACAGGATAATGCTGAACATATTGAAGGTAGAGTAAATGGTCAGCAGATTGTAATTCTTACCAAATACGTTAAGAAGTCTTAG
- a CDS encoding T9SS type A sorting domain-containing protein, whose protein sequence is MKRLLGFGIVATTAITITILTQSENSFESLNTKNSTQKRIPIPTQVNEKMANEKEYEEQKEQYWDIIHGGAETNWRAINEEIFRQKIQARIERKGLKAVSSYANGSLAGEWFERGSTNQAGNVRITTFDEQTNAIYAIGDGGILFKGDINGGAWESLNDHYLLGTDVLECIRLQDGTLRILAAIGNGVYYSDDEGSTWTAATGFIGSTWDGSSIDLIELNDADSTIVFLYTYKSVAGNNQNKLAYSKDHGQSFIIEHIFNSSSPNFASMASIYNSNTAYILDNDDDVWVFQDDSLFQIADALALQGGAQCQLEITTSVTDTIMYVLMDQHILYKSNDGGFSFNQLADLPVPSWEVGIGTSIDNPDAVYFGEVELYRSINGGNNFNKVNDWWEYYGDPVNYIHADIMHIQSYKTSTGTEFTLIPNHGGLSISYDNLSTTENIGMVDLNVGQFYDVATSPVNSAFILGGTQDQGFQRTGLASIPGKVQFEQIISGDYGQQQFSNNGQAIWTQYPGADFSYYGNAILDNGADYWYQVDGSDLPNAGWIVPTASAPNASDDYILVGGGNINGGSGSYLIKLQNIGSTAVPTQYNFDFIAASGQPGKPISAVETTPLNPSQWYVSTENGKFFHSEDAGSSWTQTTEAGGPGNDWIYSSDIYASRLTHGLVFLGGTNYFSSCVYMSIDSGQTFVPLNNGDLPNATCYELCMDPEENFLFAATDAGPYVYDMNQEEWFDLSGDVAPIQYYISCEYIASQDIVRFATWGRGIWDFYMADVTGTEEMATYDINKIYPNPNNGQFNINSENGALLKVFDLNGKQLANLALLPGINPINLSHLSSGTYVLVSMDQNGIMRKDKLVIRK, encoded by the coding sequence ATGAAAAGATTATTAGGATTTGGTATAGTTGCTACTACCGCTATTACAATCACCATTTTAACTCAATCTGAAAACAGTTTTGAGTCTTTGAATACTAAAAATTCAACCCAAAAACGCATTCCTATTCCTACCCAGGTCAATGAAAAAATGGCCAATGAAAAAGAGTATGAAGAACAGAAAGAGCAATATTGGGATATTATCCATGGTGGAGCAGAAACAAACTGGAGAGCCATCAATGAAGAAATTTTCAGACAAAAAATTCAAGCGAGAATTGAAAGAAAAGGATTAAAAGCAGTAAGTAGTTACGCCAATGGATCTCTTGCAGGAGAATGGTTTGAGAGAGGATCAACCAATCAAGCAGGAAATGTGCGCATAACCACTTTTGACGAGCAAACAAATGCCATCTATGCAATAGGTGATGGTGGTATTTTATTCAAAGGAGATATCAACGGTGGAGCTTGGGAATCCTTGAATGATCATTATTTGTTGGGAACAGATGTGCTTGAATGTATTAGGTTGCAAGATGGTACCTTAAGGATTTTAGCAGCTATTGGAAATGGTGTTTATTATTCTGATGACGAAGGTTCAACTTGGACAGCTGCAACAGGATTTATTGGGAGTACTTGGGATGGATCTTCAATTGACTTAATTGAATTAAATGATGCTGATAGTACAATCGTATTCCTGTACACTTACAAATCAGTTGCCGGAAACAATCAAAATAAATTGGCTTATTCAAAGGATCATGGGCAGTCATTTATAATAGAACATATTTTCAACTCTAGTAGTCCAAACTTTGCTTCAATGGCAAGTATTTATAACTCAAATACCGCTTATATCTTGGATAATGATGATGATGTTTGGGTTTTTCAGGATGACAGCTTATTTCAAATTGCAGATGCTTTAGCTTTGCAAGGGGGAGCACAATGTCAACTAGAAATTACTACTTCTGTTACAGATACAATCATGTATGTTTTAATGGATCAACATATCCTTTATAAATCAAATGATGGTGGATTTTCCTTTAATCAATTGGCAGACCTTCCGGTTCCGTCGTGGGAAGTTGGAATTGGAACCAGTATTGATAATCCGGATGCTGTTTACTTTGGTGAAGTTGAACTTTACAGATCAATAAATGGAGGAAATAACTTTAATAAAGTAAATGATTGGTGGGAGTATTATGGAGATCCGGTGAATTACATTCATGCAGATATTATGCATATTCAATCGTACAAAACAAGTACTGGAACAGAGTTTACTTTGATTCCTAATCACGGAGGATTGAGTATTTCTTATGACAATCTCTCTACTACTGAAAACATAGGAATGGTAGACTTGAATGTAGGACAGTTTTATGATGTTGCAACCAGTCCGGTTAACAGTGCATTTATTTTAGGCGGAACTCAAGATCAAGGATTTCAAAGAACAGGTTTAGCATCAATTCCTGGAAAAGTTCAATTTGAGCAAATCATTTCAGGAGATTACGGTCAACAGCAATTTTCAAACAATGGTCAAGCTATCTGGACCCAATATCCCGGAGCTGATTTCTCTTATTATGGAAATGCCATTTTAGATAATGGAGCAGATTATTGGTATCAGGTTGATGGATCTGATTTACCTAATGCCGGTTGGATTGTGCCCACTGCTTCGGCTCCAAATGCTTCAGATGACTACATTTTAGTAGGTGGAGGAAACATAAACGGAGGTTCTGGATCATACTTGATTAAACTTCAAAATATCGGTTCTACTGCAGTTCCAACTCAATACAATTTTGATTTTATTGCTGCTTCAGGTCAACCCGGCAAACCTATTTCAGCAGTGGAAACGACACCTTTAAATCCATCTCAGTGGTATGTTTCCACTGAAAATGGAAAATTCTTCCATTCAGAGGATGCCGGTTCAAGTTGGACACAAACTACAGAAGCTGGTGGACCGGGAAATGATTGGATTTACAGTTCAGATATTTATGCATCCAGATTAACTCATGGATTGGTGTTTTTAGGAGGGACCAACTATTTTTCATCATGTGTTTACATGTCTATAGACAGTGGGCAAACTTTTGTCCCATTGAACAATGGTGACTTACCAAATGCAACTTGCTATGAGCTGTGCATGGATCCTGAAGAGAACTTTTTATTTGCAGCAACAGATGCCGGGCCGTATGTATATGATATGAATCAAGAAGAATGGTTTGATTTAAGTGGTGATGTAGCTCCTATTCAATATTACATTAGCTGTGAATACATTGCTTCGCAAGACATTGTGAGATTTGCTACCTGGGGACGTGGTATTTGGGATTTTTACATGGCAGATGTAACAGGAACGGAGGAGATGGCTACTTATGACATCAATAAAATTTATCCGAATCCAAATAACGGTCAATTCAATATCAATTCAGAAAATGGTGCATTGCTAAAAGTATTTGACCTCAACGGTAAGCAGCTTGCAAACCTAGCTTTGCTCCCAGGAATTAATCCAATTAACTTAAGTCACCTTTCAAGTGGCACCTATGTTTTGGTGAGCATGGATCAAAATGGAATCATGAGAAAAGACAAACTTGTTATTAGAAAATAA
- a CDS encoding Wzz/FepE/Etk N-terminal domain-containing protein has product MSKEPNFNSEELLTFLWKKRKPIIIITVAAIVLSVTVSLMMTPYYKATATVFPTRSNSVDFQGTARNSVVEFGDEADAERLLQVLISPEIRDSLTIKYKLYEHYDIDSGASQSRAKFQKAYENNVQFNRTRYNSITIDVFDKEPEVAADMANDIVRLVDTVMNRMIRERSVGPMWAVQHEVELIKTEMGDYSDRLKALSDSGVVGIDARANLNADILEAKRSGDKALVAELMKEKAASKKYGADYDLYSNLSEFFSLRYSNILDVNDQATQYANTNIQQTIRHSMAEVPDKKAKPKRAVIVVFSTISAFLFAVFGLLAIERIKQIKAKVQ; this is encoded by the coding sequence ATGAGCAAAGAGCCTAATTTTAATTCTGAAGAACTATTGACGTTTCTTTGGAAAAAACGCAAACCCATTATCATTATCACTGTTGCCGCAATCGTATTGTCAGTAACGGTTTCCTTGATGATGACACCTTATTACAAGGCAACAGCAACTGTCTTTCCTACCAGATCAAATTCAGTAGATTTTCAAGGTACTGCCAGAAATTCAGTGGTTGAATTTGGAGATGAAGCAGATGCTGAGAGATTATTGCAAGTATTGATCTCACCTGAAATTAGAGATAGCTTAACTATTAAATATAAGTTGTACGAGCATTATGACATTGATTCCGGAGCGAGTCAATCAAGAGCTAAGTTTCAGAAAGCTTATGAAAATAATGTACAATTCAACAGAACAAGATATAACTCAATTACAATTGATGTATTTGACAAGGAACCTGAAGTAGCAGCTGATATGGCAAATGACATTGTTAGGTTAGTGGATACTGTTATGAACCGAATGATCAGAGAGCGTTCTGTTGGTCCTATGTGGGCTGTTCAACATGAAGTTGAGTTGATAAAAACAGAGATGGGTGATTATTCAGACAGATTGAAGGCTTTAAGTGATTCTGGTGTTGTTGGAATTGATGCGAGAGCTAATTTAAATGCGGATATTTTAGAGGCAAAAAGATCAGGAGACAAGGCTTTAGTAGCTGAGTTGATGAAAGAGAAAGCTGCATCAAAAAAGTATGGAGCAGACTATGATTTGTATTCAAATTTATCTGAGTTTTTTAGTTTGAGATATTCTAATATTTTAGATGTAAATGACCAGGCAACACAGTATGCCAACACTAATATTCAGCAAACAATACGTCATTCAATGGCTGAGGTACCGGATAAAAAAGCGAAGCCTAAAAGAGCTGTGATTGTAGTCTTTTCAACTATTTCTGCTTTTCTTTTCGCCGTTTTTGGATTGTTGGCTATTGAGCGTATTAAGCAGATCAAAGCAAAGGTTCAATAA
- the surE gene encoding 5'/3'-nucleotidase SurE produces the protein MSSQPLILITNDDSIEAKGIASLVEAMKPLGDILVVAPDTVQSGKGHAITIHEPLRLKKSNIFPGIESYTCSGTPVDCVKLGIYEVLKDRPTLLVSGINHGSNAATNVLYSGTMSAAVEGAIEGIPSIGFSLLDYHADADFDASMHYAQLIAKGVLDNNLQTGTCLNVNIPKGKLSDLKGYKICRQGKAYWEDSFDKRQDPFGGDYYWLTGDYRNTDKGEDTDLWALANNYVSVVPTQFDMTAHHLISILNEWNI, from the coding sequence ATGAGCAGTCAGCCACTTATTCTTATAACAAATGACGACAGTATTGAAGCAAAGGGAATTGCTTCTTTGGTTGAGGCCATGAAACCTTTAGGTGATATTTTGGTTGTTGCACCTGATACCGTTCAATCGGGAAAAGGACACGCCATTACAATTCATGAACCGCTTCGTCTTAAAAAATCAAATATTTTTCCCGGAATTGAATCTTACACATGTTCAGGCACACCTGTTGATTGCGTAAAATTGGGGATATATGAAGTTTTAAAAGACAGGCCTACCCTATTGGTTTCAGGTATAAATCATGGCTCAAATGCTGCCACAAATGTGCTTTATTCAGGAACTATGTCTGCTGCTGTGGAAGGTGCTATAGAAGGAATTCCGAGTATTGGTTTTTCTTTGTTAGACTATCATGCTGATGCTGACTTTGATGCTTCAATGCACTACGCTCAGTTAATTGCCAAAGGCGTTTTAGACAATAATCTTCAAACAGGGACCTGCCTTAATGTAAATATTCCCAAAGGAAAATTATCCGATTTAAAAGGATACAAGATTTGCCGACAAGGTAAAGCTTATTGGGAAGATTCATTTGATAAACGACAAGATCCTTTTGGTGGTGATTATTACTGGCTTACCGGGGATTACAGAAACACAGATAAAGGGGAAGACACTGATCTTTGGGCATTGGCAAATAATTATGTTTCAGTAGTACCAACTCAGTTTGACATGACAGCACATCACCTTATTTCAATATTAAATGAGTGGAATATCTAA
- a CDS encoding D-Ala-D-Ala carboxypeptidase family metallohydrolase gives MKTQFIFLLSVLLLATACADKEKREIQTYDEATGQHEILTKKGIDSVLNSLDEITYADLDDDYLNFSDPDRKFEKQLRNKKYKVIRGRDVYKIIVGKYRINDFIAPDKYKIGNRDNLDANTKIYWLYDKDVLYMLLEFIEKLEEKGYDKYGFEVRESHRHPLCNKVRGGASKSQHINGKAIDLVIRDIDKSGHWDQEDKAICLDILEPLIGSRGGIGKYPGTQTIHIDSRGYAARWDSY, from the coding sequence ATGAAAACCCAATTTATTTTCTTGTTAAGTGTTTTGCTTTTAGCCACCGCCTGTGCAGATAAAGAAAAAAGAGAAATTCAAACTTACGACGAAGCAACAGGGCAACACGAAATTTTAACAAAAAAAGGTATTGACAGTGTACTTAATTCATTGGATGAAATTACCTATGCTGATTTGGATGATGACTATCTAAATTTTTCAGATCCCGATAGAAAATTTGAAAAGCAACTCCGCAACAAGAAATACAAAGTCATCAGAGGAAGAGATGTTTACAAAATCATAGTGGGAAAATATCGCATCAATGATTTTATCGCTCCTGACAAATACAAAATTGGTAATAGAGATAATCTAGACGCGAATACTAAAATATACTGGTTGTATGACAAAGATGTATTGTACATGCTTTTAGAGTTTATAGAAAAACTGGAAGAAAAAGGCTATGATAAATATGGATTTGAAGTAAGAGAAAGTCATAGACATCCATTGTGTAACAAAGTGCGTGGTGGAGCAAGTAAAAGTCAACACATTAATGGCAAAGCGATAGACCTGGTGATAAGAGACATAGACAAAAGTGGTCATTGGGATCAGGAAGATAAAGCCATTTGTTTAGATATTTTGGAACCACTTATCGGTTCAAGAGGAGGGATTGGAAAATATCCGGGAACACAAACTATTCATATTGATTCAAGAGGCTATGCTGCCAGATGGGATTCGTATTAA
- a CDS encoding O-antigen ligase family protein, translated as MNKYSIYLLATVFMLANMYLTYKGEYVLNAVPIALLLVYTALYHFDKLFYFIVLFTPLSVNIEEFVGGDIGLFVPTEPLLFGMLLLIGFNQVRKNQFETAFLKHPITIIFIIQLCWILLTTITSEMPLVSLKFFLTKLWFIVPIYFYGYYFFKQEKRIEWFIGLFIASMSVVAMYTLVNHAANGFDEETGHWVMWPFFKDHTSYGAILALVYPLFFGIFYIKKDQPLIRLLMIFLILLFGFAIIMSYTRAAWMSLFGALIVYMLIKFKVNFKYLAMLGVGVIIYIAANWTSINHALEKNRSEHATEDMNERLESMANVTTDASNLERLNRWGSAIRMWQERPVLGWGPGTYAMVYAPFQLSSGMSIISTNSGDRGNAHSEYLGPLSEQGLPGMLLMILLVIYICYTAIALYIRMPDGDMKVLLMCVFLGLVTYFSHGILNNYLDTDKATVPVWGFTAFIVMLDLKYPRKPKTS; from the coding sequence TTGAACAAATACAGTATTTACCTTTTGGCGACAGTTTTTATGTTAGCCAATATGTATCTAACCTATAAAGGAGAGTACGTGTTGAATGCTGTGCCTATTGCACTACTTTTGGTGTATACAGCCTTGTACCATTTTGATAAGCTATTTTATTTCATTGTTTTATTTACCCCATTATCTGTCAATATTGAAGAGTTTGTTGGAGGAGATATTGGTTTATTTGTACCTACAGAACCCTTATTATTTGGGATGTTATTGTTAATTGGTTTTAATCAGGTAAGAAAAAATCAATTTGAAACGGCCTTTTTGAAACACCCAATTACCATCATTTTTATCATTCAGCTATGTTGGATTTTGTTGACCACTATTACCAGTGAGATGCCTCTGGTGTCGTTAAAATTCTTTTTAACTAAGTTGTGGTTCATTGTTCCAATCTATTTTTACGGATACTACTTCTTCAAGCAAGAGAAGCGTATTGAATGGTTTATTGGATTGTTCATTGCATCCATGTCAGTAGTTGCTATGTATACCTTGGTCAACCATGCTGCTAATGGATTTGATGAAGAAACTGGGCACTGGGTAATGTGGCCATTTTTTAAAGATCATACTTCATATGGAGCCATCTTAGCCCTGGTTTATCCTTTGTTTTTTGGGATATTTTACATCAAGAAAGATCAACCTTTAATTAGATTGTTGATGATCTTTTTAATCCTCTTATTTGGGTTTGCGATCATCATGTCATACACAAGGGCAGCATGGATGTCTTTATTTGGAGCATTGATTGTTTACATGCTGATAAAGTTTAAAGTAAATTTCAAGTACCTGGCAATGCTTGGGGTAGGTGTCATCATTTATATAGCAGCAAACTGGACATCAATTAATCATGCTTTAGAAAAAAATAGATCAGAACATGCTACAGAAGATATGAATGAGCGTCTGGAATCTATGGCCAATGTGACAACAGATGCTTCAAATTTGGAACGTCTAAATCGTTGGGGAAGTGCAATTAGAATGTGGCAAGAAAGACCGGTATTGGGATGGGGACCCGGAACTTATGCCATGGTTTATGCTCCTTTTCAATTGTCTTCAGGAATGTCAATAATCTCTACAAATTCAGGAGATAGAGGGAATGCGCATTCAGAGTATTTAGGGCCTTTGTCAGAACAAGGATTACCCGGAATGCTGTTAATGATTTTATTGGTTATCTACATCTGTTATACCGCAATAGCCTTGTACATTCGAATGCCAGATGGAGATATGAAGGTGCTTTTAATGTGCGTTTTTTTAGGTTTAGTTACCTATTTCTCACATGGAATATTGAACAACTATCTGGATACAGACAAAGCCACAGTTCCGGTTTGGGGATTCACGGCTTTTATAGTGATGTTGGATTTAAAATATCCAAGAAAACCTAAGACTTCTTAA
- a CDS encoding CAP domain-containing protein, whose protein sequence is MFKTKSYLLLLLLIGLQFNVFSQSHKDSVSVDNFNEELADSLIFNLVNRERMDRNMPKLFKSERLSKASNVHAGEIKSSDKLTYSDTQSGECIQINEIKNGFTYDELVKVVFKKWIKSPGHEKLLMGEFFLYGGVSIQLKKVESKVIIYAVMQVSYNE, encoded by the coding sequence ATGTTTAAAACTAAATCATATCTTCTGCTATTGTTGCTTATTGGATTGCAATTCAATGTGTTTTCTCAATCCCATAAAGATTCAGTAAGTGTTGATAATTTCAACGAAGAATTAGCGGATAGCTTGATTTTCAATTTAGTGAACAGAGAGCGAATGGATAGAAATATGCCAAAACTCTTTAAGAGTGAGCGTTTATCAAAGGCGAGTAATGTGCATGCCGGCGAAATCAAATCTTCAGATAAGCTGACTTATTCGGATACTCAAAGTGGAGAATGTATTCAAATAAATGAGATTAAAAATGGCTTTACCTATGATGAATTGGTAAAAGTTGTTTTTAAAAAATGGATTAAATCTCCCGGTCATGAAAAACTTTTAATGGGAGAATTTTTCCTTTATGGAGGAGTATCTATTCAGTTAAAAAAAGTGGAGAGCAAAGTCATTATTTATGCAGTGATGCAGGTTTCTTATAATGAATAA